The DNA sequence AAGCGCAAGCGGTGCGCGGAGTGCGGGGCCGGGCCGTTGTCGCTGCTCACCCTGGAGGGTGGGGGGCCGCGCTGTCTGGACTGCGCGGACCTCGGGCACCTCGTGTATCTTCCGCGCGGCGACACGGCACTCACCAGGCGGTCGCGGGAAGGCAGCGCGCTCTCGGCGGTGGTGGTCCGCTTCAACCGGCGCAAGAGCCGGTACGAACGCCAAGGCGTCCTGGTCGAGGAGGCGGCGCTCGCCCTGGCCGAGCAGCGGTGCCTGGCGGACGCGGAGGCACGGGCGCGGCGGCGCGCGCGGGACGCCGTGCGCCGTGCGGCCCGGGACGAGCGGTTCGCGGCGGCGTTCGCGGAGGAGATCCTACGGCTCTTCCCCCGGTGCCCGCCGGAGCGGGCCGGGCGGATCGCCGCGCACGCCTCGGTGCGCGGCAGCGGCCGGGTGGGCCGCAGCGCGGCCGGGCAGGCCCTCACCCCGCGCGCGGTGACG is a window from the Streptomyces spectabilis genome containing:
- a CDS encoding DUF2293 domain-containing protein, with amino-acid sequence MALPRSTTPAVGTGLVVFQPLKRKRCAECGAGPLSLLTLEGGGPRCLDCADLGHLVYLPRGDTALTRRSREGSALSAVVVRFNRRKSRYERQGVLVEEAALALAEQRCLADAEARARRRARDAVRRAARDERFAAAFAEEILRLFPRCPPERAGRIAAHASVRGSGRVGRSAAGQALTPRAVTAAVIAAVRHTETEYDALLMRGIPRGEARRRIARGVEETLRAWGRGTS